The sequence below is a genomic window from Fusobacterium varium.
AATCTGAATTTAGTTTGCTTACTACTGGAGAGCCATTTTCATCTTTAATGAAACCAACTTTTTTACCATTAATATACTCAGGAAGAATACTTCCTTCATCTGTACCTATTCCAATAGCATAGACATTTAATTTATGCTTTTTTACAAAATCCAAAGACTTTTTATCAAAATCTCCACCATCTGAAAGTATAATAATAGTCTTATTTTCACTTTGAATCTCATTAAAAGATTTTTCAGCTAGTTCCAATGCTTGATAAAGCTCAGTTCCTCCACCAGATATTAAGTTTGAATCAAGGGCATTAATATAGTTGCTACCTATTGAGTAATCATCAGTAAGTGGCATTTGAATATATGCACTATCTGAATATGGGATAAAACCTATTCTATCTCCCTTTAAATTGTGTAACAGTTTTTCAAGAGTTCTTTTAGCTCCCTCAAGTCTATTTGGATAAACATCCTCTGCCATCATAGAACGTGAAGTATCTATAAGAGCATAGATATTTAATCCCTTTACCTCTACATTTTCACTATCAACAGGTTTTTGTGGTGAAAGCAGAGATATAGCTACTAACAAAGCTCCACAACTAATTAAAAATATTTTTAAACTTTGAACAAAATTATATTTTTTCATTTTTAATATACTTAATATTCTATTTCTTTTTTGCATACCTATAATCATCAGAATGAGTATAAGCAGTGGAATTATACAGTATATTAAAAGATTAAGATTTCCAAATTCCATTTTCTCACCTCACAATTATGGTATTATTATATAGATTAGATATTGGAAAAATACTCCTAATAATAGAAAAATTAAAGCAATTTTTAAAATTCCCTCAAACATCTCCTGTTTATCATAAAAACTTCTTCCATCTATCTTTGTTTTTTCCAATTCATCTATCTTATTAAATATCTCTTTAAATTCCTTGCTATCTCCTGCTCTAAAATACTCTCCACCAGTTGTTTTAGCAATATTTTGCAGAAGATTTTCATCAAGTTCATTATTTTTTACAGTTCTATAACCAAATAGTGTAGGAACTTGCAATTCCCTTGCTCCTATACCAATAGTATATATTTTTATTCCTAACTCTTTAGCTATATCAGCAGCAGCACTTGGACTCATCTCTCCAGAGTTATTTTCTCCATCTGTTAATAAAATTATAACTTTAGATTTAGCCTCTGAATTTTTTAGCCTATTTAATGCAACTCCAATTCCCATACCAATAGCTGTTCTGTTATTACTTGTAATATCATCTACTGTAAGTTTAGAAACCATCTCTTTTACAACATTATGATCAAATGTAAGAGGAACTTTTGTATAGGCATCTCCACCAAAAACAATCAATGATAATCTATCATTTCCTCTTTTATCAATAAACTCTCCTAAAACTTCTTTCGCTTTCTCTAAACGATTTGGAGAAAAATCATCTTGTAACATAGATTGTGAAAGATCTAGTGAAATAGCTATATCAATTCCATTTTTCTTAACAACTCTATTTTCATAAATCATCTGTGGTCTAGCTAACGCCACACTCATTAAAATTAGAGATAAGAGAATTAGATATTTACCTAAAAGATACTTCTTACTTTTTATCTTGTAAGCTCTTAAAGGCTCTATCCCTGGAACTGTTATTCCTAAATTACTTCTTTTTCTTAAAAAGAGATAGATTATAATAGGTATTAACAATAAAAAATATGGTGATGCAAACTTAAACATCTATCTCACCCTCTTTTACTCTTTTATAAATATCAAAGGCTTTTTTCCTGCTTGCTTCAATCTCCTCTTGAACATCTCCAGAAAATTTACAACTATCTAACCATTGTATAAATATTATATCCTCATCAGTTAAAACACCTTTTTTCTCATAGTTTCCATTTAAAAAGTGAGAATTATATCTACTATCTATATACTCTCTAAGGGCATAACTTATAT
It includes:
- a CDS encoding VWA domain-containing protein, whose translation is MEFGNLNLLIYCIIPLLILILMIIGMQKRNRILSILKMKKYNFVQSLKIFLISCGALLVAISLLSPQKPVDSENVEVKGLNIYALIDTSRSMMAEDVYPNRLEGAKRTLEKLLHNLKGDRIGFIPYSDSAYIQMPLTDDYSIGSNYINALDSNLISGGGTELYQALELAEKSFNEIQSENKTIIILSDGGDFDKKSLDFVKKHKLNVYAIGIGTDEGSILPEYINGKKVGFIKDENGSPVVSKLNSDFMKKLAESSNGKYYEVNNLKDNTIDFFKDTANLERKNQRNENMTVYKKYFQIPLGIGMLFILLGYLLRGGAKDEK
- a CDS encoding VWA domain-containing protein, with protein sequence MFKFASPYFLLLIPIIIYLFLRKRSNLGITVPGIEPLRAYKIKSKKYLLGKYLILLSLILMSVALARPQMIYENRVVKKNGIDIAISLDLSQSMLQDDFSPNRLEKAKEVLGEFIDKRGNDRLSLIVFGGDAYTKVPLTFDHNVVKEMVSKLTVDDITSNNRTAIGMGIGVALNRLKNSEAKSKVIILLTDGENNSGEMSPSAAADIAKELGIKIYTIGIGARELQVPTLFGYRTVKNNELDENLLQNIAKTTGGEYFRAGDSKEFKEIFNKIDELEKTKIDGRSFYDKQEMFEGILKIALIFLLLGVFFQYLIYIIIP